Genomic window (Alligator mississippiensis isolate rAllMis1 chromosome 4, rAllMis1, whole genome shotgun sequence):
TCTCGCCCCACTGCAAGAGGCAGAGAGGCCGGGGGCAGAGCATGATGATGGACCTTTTCGAGACGGGCTCCTATTTCTTCTACTTGGATGGCGACAAtggagccctgcagcagctggagatggCCGAGGGGTCCCCCCTGTACCCGGGCAGCGACGGCACGTTGTCCCCCTGCCAGGACCAAATGCCCCCGGAGGCCGGGAGCGACAGCAGTGGCGAGGAGCACGTCCTGGCCCCCCCGGGGCTGCAGCCCCCGCACTGCCCCGGCCAGTGCTTGATCTGGGCTTGCAAGACCTGCAAGAGGAAGTCGGCCCCCACGGACAGGAGGAAAGCGGCCACCCTGCGGGAGAGGCGGCGGCTGAAGAAGATCAACGAAGCCTTCGAGGCTCTGAAAAGGAGGACCGTGGCCAACCCCAACCAGCGCCTGCCTAAGGTGGAGATCCTGCGGAGCGCCATCAGCTACATCGAGCGGCTGCAGGACCTGCTGCACAGGCTGGATcagcaggagaagctgcaggacATGGGGGGAGAGCCCTTCGGCTTCAGCCCCAAGCAGGGAAACGTAAGCGCGgcgctgccccccagctccgtgCGGACCCGCCCCTCCGGGGGAGCGGAGCCGCGCGGCCGTGCGGGccgtgcagggcaggggtggctcccggccccggccccgggctaatcctgccccttccctcctctctcccgGCCCGGCCGCTGCAGCTCCCCAGCGCGGACTTCCTCAGCACCTGCGGCTCGGAGTGGCAGCGCCTGTCTGAGCATTCCCGAGCGCTGCCCGCCAGCCCCAGGGAAGGTAACGGGCAGCTGCGCCTGGGTGTGCGtgctcacgtgtgtgtgtgcagcgCGGGCCCCGGGGCGCCCGGGCTCTGCTCCTCGGGGTGCTTCACTCTGCGTGCCCTCTACACGCACTCACCCGCACACGCACACATCTTTGCTCCTGCTAG
Coding sequences:
- the MYF6 gene encoding myogenic factor 6 gives rise to the protein MMMDLFETGSYFFYLDGDNGALQQLEMAEGSPLYPGSDGTLSPCQDQMPPEAGSDSSGEEHVLAPPGLQPPHCPGQCLIWACKTCKRKSAPTDRRKAATLRERRRLKKINEAFEALKRRTVANPNQRLPKVEILRSAISYIERLQDLLHRLDQQEKLQDMGGEPFGFSPKQGNLPSADFLSTCGSEWQRLSEHSRALPASPREGNGQLRLGVRAHVCVCSAGPGAPGLCSSGCFTLRALYTHSPAHAHIFAPASASVCPTHTHDHPPTHAHPAPRGALVCAGVLYAHTPTHPCSCWCFSVSYTHTHLTPPPHTHTLLPVVPTVSYTRTRTHTLLLGVLHCVLYTHTHTSLLLLVL